TGTGTTCTCATAAACAGGCCTACAAGATTTAGTTCTATGATAAATTGGCCATGACAACTTGAAAACAAGGCGTCTCTTTATAATATACAACACCTGCATTGTGAGTATAACAGAAAAAAAGTTGTTTTCTAAAGATACACTACAACATAAAAGTGACTTTGGTCGCCAAAAATAACTAGCTTTCCGGTCAAAACAACGACGAAATATCCCTTTGATTTCACTTAGCTTCCAGTCAGCgaaaaatgatatttttgggTGTGAAGAGAAGCGAGATTGTGGTGTATAGACGGTGCCAGAGCACAGGTCATATGCATAACTAATGAGCGGAATGCCGTCTTCCCATTGGCCAGCCGGCCCAAGATCAGTCTCTCTGCCATTTCTGCATCTGCGGTAGCCAGTGCCAGACGTCCCAAACAACTGTGCGAAAATTTTCAACGTTTCAAGGATTTTGGAAAGAGAAGGTACACGTACTTTtaccttgttttgttttgttttgttgcttgaTTGTCGAGAGGGGCGATTGAGATCGAAACAGCGGTAATAGGCTCGAGTGGGGCCAATTAGTTGTCTGCAAGGAAAGTTTGGAGTTTGGGAAACTGGGAGACAGCGTGGCACCGTAGGCAGAAACATGTGGTTTCACGTTTGCCGGGAGTGACACTCGAAGGAACGAGGGTGATAGCTAGGTAGACGGTGATGGTACAATTAGCTGACAGCCGTCAGTAAAAGTGTTCAGGGAGAAAAGAAGACAGTATCATCTTCTCCTGGCATTAAAATTGGTCCGAGCAGTGGCAACGCGAATCGCTCGGTCACGTGACTAGTTTCTTTGTGAAGAAAGACGGCGGGAGCGAAAATGTTTACAAGTTGTGCGGTGGTCGGGCACTCTTTCACGTGGAGGTTTCAGCGATTTGTGAACACAGATGAGGGGGTGCGGCCAGATTTAGGTTTTGATGGTTTTGAGCAGATATTCGATGGGAGAGGGGGCCGAAAAATAAGCGACGTTGAATCAATGCTAGAACAGAACAGGGCCATTTTCACCCGGAAAAAATGGGGAGTGATAGTGCTAATGGTGGGGGACAATAATATTGTTCCCGGAACGACACCGAATAAAGTGTTTCGTGAGCTGTGGCatctgtgtgtgagggtgcaAACATTGGCAAACTCAGTAGTGGTGGTGTCAGGGATGACACAGAGATACAGTGGCTGGGGGGGTTTCAATGACATAGCCAGGGAGGTGAATAGGCTTCTTCATCAACAGCTGAAAACGGCACACAGGATAGTGGGTTTGTTCCCCCACTACGTGGCTTTCCCTCCAGCAGAGAAGTTTGCTCAGTATCAGAAACATTTTTTAGCAGATGGGATTCATCTGTCAGGGTCGGGGCACATGCTACTGTACAGAGCACTGAGAAAAGTTCTGTTGGACAGTCGGCATATAGACCAATGAGGTAAGAAGGTGTTGTGGTTGTTCAGCGGGTGAGAGGGAAGTGGGGGCTAATAGTGATAGCCGGTATCCTCTCGTGCTGATGGCAGAACCACAATAGGGGTAGATGCAGCACGGACGGGGTACCAAGGTTTATTCCCAGACTGAAGTGGTTGGGTTCTACCGAAGACGCCAGACGCAGAGCTTTGATGCCGGGAGTGGAATAGGATGGGGTATCCTTTCCAGCTTTTGGAGTGACGTCATTGTTGGTTCTGGTTTGGTAGAACCGGTTGTGACTTCATGGGGAATGTGTATTGGTACAGCCCGTGCTGCATGATCAGATTGACAGTGTTTTCTTAGGTGTACTCTCGTGCTGAGGGCAGAACCACAATAGGAGTGTAGATGCAGCACGAACGGGGTACCAAGGTTTATTCCCAGACTGAAGTGGTTGGGTTCTACCGAAGACGCCAGACGCAGAGCTTTGATGCCGGGAGTGGAATAGGAGGGAATATCCTTTCCAGCTTCTGGAGTGACGTCATTGTTGGTTCTGGTTTGGTAGAACCGGTTGTGACTTCATGGGGAATGTTTTATTGGTACAGCCCGTGCtgcatatataaaaaaaaaaaaaaaaaaaaaaaaaaaaaaaaaaaaaaaaaaaaaaaaaataggccccTGATGCTTAGTGGCCTTTGAAATGTTTCAGGATGTCGAAGCGTCCAACCAAGCGACCGGGGCGTCCCTCAAAGCAGCCCCCGAAGAGGTTTCGAGACGAGGAGGCTGAAGGAGAGGACGAAATGGGCGTGAAGGAGTCGCTAACCCAGCTCCTTGCTGAGCAGAAGGCCCTGAGGAAGGAGATTGCGGAGATTCGGGCCGCCAAGACGCCGGCGCCTGAGGCATCGCCCGCAGGATCGACCACCTCTACGGGTGGAAAATCCAACTCAGGCATGGCTGGGCACTCTGGACACTCCGGTGAGCAATCTAACACTGGCGGTACACAGGCGTGGGCAACCGGCAACCAGAAAATGTTGCCCATTGACCTACACGTGCCAAAGACAATAAAGGAAAAGATCTGGAGCGGTGTGGCGGTTAGGTTCGCAATACTCCTGCCCGCGGACCCGAAGGAAATGCTGGAGGAGGACTCGGATGAGGACGAtgaagacaaaaagaagaagaagcagaagaaagaaaagaaactgtTAACCTTCACAGAGTGGGTGAAGGCCTGGAACATTTATACCACTATACTACAGGACAGAGCGAACGAGGTACACAGGGGCCTGGGTGCCCACTTTGCTCGGGTGTGTACCCTGCATGAGCTGCAGGGCAATTGGCGGGACTATGACTACCGCTACCGGCTCGCAATTGCTGCAGGAGAAAGGGCATGGGGGGACAGCGACGCGGACCTGTTCGCCACCACCCGCTTAGAGCCTGCCACCCAGACCCATGACGGGGGAAAGAAGAAGCCGCAGGGTGGCGCAGGGGGGAAGACTGGAAGTGGAAACCCAGCCAAAGTGGGGGGCTTCTGCTTCCAGTTCAATGAACAGGGATCTTGCAGCCGCCCCAATTGTGGCTTCAAGCACTTTTGCTCGCAGTGTGGGGGGCAACACGCAATCCGAAAATGCAGCGCCAAAGGGCACCCCTTTCGAGCGGGACGGGGGGGAAAAGAAGCAGGAGAAGGAAAGAAATGAAGACTGGGGCACGGGGGCCACGCCAGTGAAGGCGGACAAGCTGGAAAAGTGGCTGGAAGGGTACGATCCACAGAAGAAGCGGGCTTTAATACAGGGATTCAGAGAGGGTTTCCGGGTAGGGTTCACAGGAGCCCCAAATAGTGTAGTTCAGAAGAACCTGAAGTCAGCAGAAGAAATGCCAGAAGTAGTAGAAGCGCACATAAAGAAGGAAATAGAAGAGGGGAGGTTAGCAGGTCCCTTTAGGCATATTCCTTTTACTCAGTTCCAATGTTCTCCAATCGGCTTGGTAGAGAAAAAGACGAAAGGAAAGTATAGGATGATACATCATCTATCTCACCCGAAGGGGGCATCCATAAATGATTTCATAGAGGAAGACATGGCCACAGTGTCATATGCCAATGTGCAAGATGCAGTACAGTTAGTGCAGACAGTAGGAAATACAGCATTTATGGCAAAAACTGATGTGGAGAAAGCTTTTAGGTTGTTGCCTATTCACCCTAGTGACCAAAACCTCTTCGTACTGAGCTGGCAAGGAAGTTTTTATGTTGATCTTTCGCTTCAGATGGGTTGTTCTTCGTCTTGTCACTTGTTTGAAGAACTAGGCACGGCTTTGGAGTGGATTGCTGTTCAGAAGTTAGGGATACCATTAGTGCACTACCTGGATGATTTTTTCCTTGCGGCAGTATCGAAGCAGCTAGGCAAAGAATACCTAGACAAATTTCTGGGTTTGTGTGAGGAAATAGGAGTTCCCATGGCACCTGATAAGACGGAGGGCCCAGAGACGAGGTTGACATTCCTGGGAATAGAGATAGACACAATCGAAAGAGAAATTCGGCTGCCGGTGGAAAAACTCACGAAGTGTGCCCAAGAAATACAGAACCtactacaaaagaagaaagcaaCAGTGAAGGAAATTCAGTCGGTCATAGGGTTGCTGAACTTTGCTTGCCAGGCAGTGGTGCCAGGGAGGGCGTTCTTGAGGAGATAGGGAAATGGCGGTATCCCGGGAACCAGAAAACGTATTGCATAGGGGAGATGTCCGACTGGACGGACAGGCATTGACCATAACGTTCCGCAATTTCAAATCTAGCGCAAAACCAGTTACCCATACCGTAGAGAAAGCCAAGGCAGGCGTCCCATGCGCGGTAGAGGCCATGCGGGCCTACATGAGCATTCGTGGGAACGCAACGGGGCCGTTGTTCCGAGCTATGTCGGGGGCACCCATAACGGCCAGGGAATTCAACGAGCAACTACAGTTGGTTTTCCAATTTTGTGGCCTGCCCAAACAGAACTTCAAATCGCATAGCTTTAGGATTGGGGGTGCCTCCCACATGGCTCGGAACGGGGCATCGGACGCTCAAATCCGTCAGGCGGGCAGATGGTCTTCTAACGCTTTCTTGTCTTACATCAGGGTGCACAACTGGTAGATCAGGTAAAACGTAGGGCTTCTCTCTGTGTGCAGTGCAACAGAAAGGGGGAGGTCAGGCACATGTCTGCGTGCAGTGCAGCAGAACATTAACATGGGATCACAGGTGTGCAGTGCAGCCTGGGATTATAAGAAAgtgtgcagtgcaactttcCGAGAAAGGTCGATTTTGATTGGTGGCGGTACCTGATGTGAGTCATCAGGTGGTGGCGCGTACCGCCGGATTGGTGGTGAATGACAGACATTATGTATTTAATCGATGTGCTTTAATTGGgctaaaacacaatgtttattgttttttagaGTTGCCAATATAAGTTTTTTGATGATGGTCTAATGAGCGGATGCAGAAAGCGGtagataaagggaagtaacccggtGACCAGTCTAGTAAAATTTGACAGCTTGTTGGTGAAGctggaaacaagaacaaaaaacagtaaGCTAATACATAGTGGACAATGCCATCTATGATGTGTAAGACAATTTTTGTTCTTGGTGAATTTATGCAAATGTACAACCCAATGTATATGATTATGTCAATCATAGTTTTTGTGGAATTTATGAAAATATTCCACTGATTTTGTATGCATTATCTGCGCTGAAAATGAACGACCTGTGGTGTCGACCAATAAACATTTTCAGCGTAAACTGGCAATGAACGTTtcatgtggttgtggtggtgactGTGGCGCTGGCTGGCGCTGGCTGATTGTCCGGTTTCGGAAAACTTTTTATCTTAAATTCTTGTCTATCCTCGCACATCTGAACatgcaaaaatgattttatGCACAGCATAAATGATATTTTTGGGTGTGAAGAGAAGCGAGATTGTGGTGTATAGACGGTGCCAGAGCACAGGTCATATGCATAACTAATGAGCGGAATGCCGTCTTCCCATTGGCCAGCCGGCCCAAGATCAGTCTCTCTGCCATTTCTGCATCTGCGGTAGCCAGTGCCAGACGTCCCAAACAACTGTGCGAAAATTTTCAACCCCACCGCCATCCCCTTACTCCACCATAACGTAGTTGTGTGGGCGCGTACCGCCGGATTGGTGGTGAATGACAGACATTATGTATTTAATCGATGTGCTTTAATTGGgctaaaacacaatgtttattgttttttagaGTTGCCAATATAAGTTTTTTGATGATGGTCTAATGAGCGGATGCAGAAAGCGGtagataaagggaagtaacccggtGACCAGTCTAGTAAAATTTGACAGCTTGTTGGTGAAGctggaaacaagaacaaaaaacagtaaGCTAATACATAGTGGACAATGCCATCTATGATGTGTAAGACAATTTTTGTTCTTGGTGAATTTATGCAAATGTACAACCCAATGTATATGATTATGTCAATCATAGTT
The sequence above is a segment of the Littorina saxatilis isolate snail1 linkage group LG3, US_GU_Lsax_2.0, whole genome shotgun sequence genome. Coding sequences within it:
- the LOC138961496 gene encoding uncharacterized protein, translating into MSKRPTKRPGRPSKQPPKRFRDEEAEGEDEMGVKESLTQLLAEQKALRKEIAEIRAAKTPAPEASPAGSTTSTGGKSNSGMAGHSGHSVQQKGGGQAHVCVQCSRTLTWDHRCAVQPGIIRKCAVQLSEKGRF